TGAAGATGCCCTAGCCATTCCTGAAGGTCCCAACACTTGTTCCAGATCAAAGAAACTCAATGAAGCTGATGGAGGAATACTCAAGATGTCAAGGAAGCAAGAAGATTGTCTTGGTTgcagcttgatcaaccaagacacactcatcacaattcaagctactccaccttcaagctgatcatcatctaagcaagtagcttgtgtgtgctcttttcctaacctttggttttgtcccactgggttttccaaaggaaggtttttaacgaggccacaagttTACTTTCACATCTCCTAGATGATGATCCCGGACCAACCACATTATCtatcttatgttatttttatcctatgttttatgttttgaatAATTTCGAAAACTTGGTCTTTGTTTagtttccaagggagcctgttccctttatttttatttctatttcgagaccttgtgcatgtacaagggcCTCTCTTTATATTCTGGTCGTGACCCCCCTTTATGATTAAGcaatctttttatcaaaaacccttttctctcttctctcttgtctttgGCGAGTTGAagtgtgtctggtgtgtaatatccagtctgttggtgtgtaatatccaacgcccaagggctttagagaggtgtgtcatatccgatctaagcctaggagtatcaagaagcctttccgcagcctcttgtgtcaccattcgatccacataccttgagaagcttgagtcttttgattcgtttctgcaaggattatcccatctgttccagagcatcatcctaggatctcattaagtggtatcagagcaactctggaaGGGAAGTGTGTTGATTTCTATCTGTTTTCGATTTGATCTCTTCATATTCTGTTGAGATTTTGATCGATATGTGTTTCTATTGTTGAAATCTGTTAGATCTAAGTGTTTTTGATCACGAATCTGGTGAAGTCTCTTCATATACTCTTTGATTTCGTGTTGATCTGTGTTCCTTGTGAAGAAATCTATCGAATTTGGGTTAATTAGATCTTGTTTTGGGTATTAGACTGTTCGGATCCTTGTTTATCAAGTTATCCGATTGCTTAATCTTAATCTGTTTGTTGATTGCAGTCGATCTGTTCTTATTGTTTTAGATCTATTCTTGCTTGATCTAAATCTCATCATCTGTTATCATATCATCTCTGATCGTGTGTTGATTGATATTTTGAAACCTGCTCCGTGTAGTGCAAGTTTGATTGATTtcgttttgatatttttgttttgaaaaatctGTGCTTGAATCTGAAATCGAAATCTATCTCTCCATTTTTTGTGTTCTAGTTTCGAAATCAATCTGATCTGATAGGCTTAAGATTTCAATTATGTTCTGATTAGTTTTGATCTCTTTAAATCATTGGTTGAGTTTGAATTTGTTCTGAGAATTGTCTAAAGTTTTAAGCTTCAATTTGAATCTCTGATTTTTGCAAATTGGTTGTTTGTTTTCTCTGTAGAACTATTTACTGGCTTAGTCTTTCTCTTGTCTCAGGTACCATGCCAGGAGATCAAAAAGGAGAACTCAGCAAGAAAGAAAAGCTTTTTCTTGAAGAATTCACAGCCAGTATGGATAAAGCCTGCAAAGATCAATTGAGAAAATTCAGACAAGACATACAGCAGCAAAGGAAAGGCAGATCATCCAGAGATGAGTACAAGAAAAAGGAGTTTGATCAGATGGACAGAAACTGGAAGCATGCTGGATTGAAATATCAAATTCCTTCTTTTCATGGCAAGGCTGATCCTGAAGCTTATGTGAAGTGGGAAAAGAAGATTGAGTTGATTTTCAGTAGTCAATACTATgctgaaaaaaagaagattcaAATGGCTACTGCTGAGTTTTGTGGTCATGCTTTAAGATGGTGGAATCAGTTGGTAAAGTGCAGAAGACTTGATGGAAAAGAACCAGTGGAAACATGGCTTAAGCTGAGGGCTTTGATGCGTAGAGAGTACGTTCCAAGACAGTACCACAAGGAAGTTATTCAAAAGCAGCCTGAGACAAAGCTATGTTCTTCATTATCAGTTCAGAAACAACCAGACAGCAAGAGATCAAGTCCATATAGTAACCTGGTTTCATCAAGCAAAACATCAACCCATTCCTTTGAAGATAGCATAAGGAAGGCAATTTCACAAGCGTTTAGGGATGTGGAGAAACAATTTAAACAGTCCAAGACTATATCTCCATCCTTAGAAGTACAGAACCAAGCGCCTTCCTCAACTGTCTCAGAACTCAAAGATGCAGAACCAGACTCAGTTTCACAATCAGACTTGGCTGCACTAGTTCAAGAAGATCAAACCGAGATTCCAACAATCACCATTCAGAAAGATGATCAACCCATCAAGGACGACCTGATTCTCTTCAAACATGATGTAATAGAAGAGGAGGCACCCATGGCATCAAAATCAGACAGTGGAGTAGAGCATCTATTTGTCACTGATTCAAACGGTTTCCAAAGGACATTCTTGGGTACTTTTCTCATCAGTCCTTTTGTGTGGAACAAGACCAGAGCAGTAGAGCTTTCAAGACACGAACTGGGCATGGAACATGTTGTATTTGAGCCTGGAGGAGAGTTGTGGAATCACAGGAACAATCCCATAGTGATTGAGAAGAAATCGGCAGCAACAACAATTGTTTTTGGTGATCTTTCACCCTCTGAAGCTAAAGGGATGCACGTCTCAGCTCAGCAAGAGTTTCACTACGAAACCAATTGGAGAATGTTACCCACTCTTTCCTGGATCCAACAAACAAGAAAACGCAGCAAATGGCCTCCTGATCATCAAGATATTGTCAATTCCGCAAGACATATCGGTTTAGCCAAATTCTGTGAGCTGCTTATATCAGATTGGGGTGGAAGGTTACGGTTCTACTTGTGGAAAACTGGAGCATATGCCAGCAtacttatcatccttggagagTGCTCTGCTCGTGGTAGAACCAGTTGGGGTAATAAAGAGTTGGAAGCTGATCAAAATGCCTTGCTTCTTGATCATGTCAAGGTGTGGAAGCCACCAGATTTGCAAAAGCTTCAATACCATTTCAGAGATTGTCAAACCAAGAGTGGAGATGGAGATTTCACTAGAGTAAATGGTGAAGTGATTACTGGAATAGGAGGAGAACTCATGTTTTCTTCTCAAATCAAAGAGAAACCACCAGATGGACTCAGTCTACATCAATCTCCAAATAAATCAGCCCGAGGTAATTATCTAGATTCAAAGAAACGCATGAAACCTGATTTGCTTTATATTGGTACAGGTCAAACAGTTTTGAGTGCTATACTTTTCGAAAGGAGAGGCTATAGTAATAATCAGAGTATCAAGAATGGATCCTTGGCTAAGTTGGAGATGCAACAATCAAATCTTGGAAGCTGTCTAGCCGCCAACTTTGACATAGGAGCAGTCCGAGGATCATATCTCAGCAACCACAAGGAATTAATCAACAAACTCGACTGCTATGGAAACTTAAATCATCAGGGTCTCACGTCGAATTGGATTCATGTCCAAAGCTTCTCAGGTGAAAGAGTTATGGGTTCTACAAGTCAGGTGATCTTCTGTGtgctttgtttgaatttttctgAGTTCAGAAAATCTCAATCCTATCTATGGCGACCAGGTGAGCATGCTAAGGTAATTGATCATGTTTTCAAGAATTATTTTAGTATTGATTACACAGATATGATGCACTTGTTTTTGTCAAAAGAGCCATGTGCAGATTATAAGGAAGCTTGGAAGCATACAAGGAGAAAGAACAAGCATGAGGAAGATAAGAGATTTAAACCACCTGATCTGGATCAGCATAACCATGAAGACATCTCTGGTTTTATCCTCATCAAAGAAGCTCCCCCAGATGCAGCCTACAATCCAAAACCGAGCAAAAACCGATTTGGGATAAGACTCTTACTCTTTGATAAATTTTCATTTGCTAACTTGTTGTGTTTCAATGAGTTTGAATCAGGTTTTAGGTATGCATCATGAGTATGGATAACCCAACAGATCAGTCCCTTCTACATTACAGAACCAATCAGCAACAACGCCTATCAAAGAGGCTTGCAAGGTGAGTATAATCTGATTTTAAACTTTAAGGTTACTGACTTGGTCCCTCTTACTGCAGGTAaaacagatttgaggacaaatctttttcaagagggagggaatgatatGATTCTGGACCAGCTTACCAATGAAGAaaatgtgatcatggaccagcttgTAGATGAAGATGCCCTAGCCATTCCTGAAGGTCCCAACACTTGTTCCAGATCAAAGAAACTCAATGAAGCTGATGGAGGAATACTCAAGATGTCAAGGAAGCAAGAAGATTGTCTTGGTTgcagcttgatcaaccaagacacactcatcacaattcaagctactccaccttcaagctgatcatcatctaagcaagtagcttgtgtgtgctcttttcctaacctttggttttgtcccactgggttttccaaaggaaggtttttaacgaggccacaagttTACTTTCACATCTCCTAGATGATGATCCCGGACCAACCACATTATCtatcttatgttatttttatcctatgttttatgttttgaatAATTTCGAAAACTTGGTCTTTGTTTAGTTTCCAAGGCAGCCTGTtccctttatttttatttctattttcgagaccttgtgcatgtacaagggcCTCTCTTTATATTCTGGTCGTGACCCCCCTTTATGATTAAGcaatctttttatcaaaaacccttttctctcttctctcttgtctttgGCGAGTTGAagtgtgtctggtgtgtaatatccagtctgttggtgtgtaatatccaacgcccaagggctttagagaggtgtgtcatatccgatctaagcctaggagtatcaagaagcctttccgcagcctcttgtgtcaccattcgatccacataccttgagaagcttgagtcttttgattcgtttctgcaaggattatcccatctgttccagagcatcatcctaggatctcattagaatcactttgtgagaatcttgatttggatacataaagtggtggagaatcaccaggaagttgaataaatctcataggagttgggatgaagaagttatcccactttcaaatcaggggattccagttttccagtttgggaatagcaaagcttcttcgtccttccaatcaaaccaggatgaatcactttgtgagaatcttgatttggatacataaagtggtggagaatcaccaggaagttgaataaatctcataggagttgggatgaagaagttatcccactttcaaatcaggggattccagttttccagtttgggaatagcaaagcttcttcgtccttccaatcaaaccaggatgaatctctttgtgagaagcttgatttggatacataaagtggtggagaatcatcaggaagttgaataaacctcataggagttgggatgaagaagttatcccactttcaaatcaggtgattcttgtttcccagtttgggaatagcacagcttcttcgtccttccaatcaaaccaggatgaatctctttgtgagaagcttgatttggatacataaagtggtggagaatcatcaggaagttgaataaatctcataggagttgggatgaagaagttatcccactttcaaatcaggtgattctagtttcccagtttgggaatagcacagcttcttcgtccttccaatcaaaccaggatgaatcactttgtgagaagcttgatttggatacataaagtggttgagaatcatcaggaagttgaataaatctcataggagttgggatgaagaagttatcctactttcaaatcaggtgattctagtttcccagtttgggaatagcacagcttcttcgtccttccaatcaaaccaggatgaatcactttgtgagaagcttgatttggatacataaaatggtggagaatcatcaggaagttgaataaatctcataggagttgggatgaagaagttatcccactttcaaatcaggtgattcttgtttcccagtttgggaatagcacagcttcttcgtccttccaatcaaaccaggatgaatcactttgtgagaatcttgatttggatacataaagtggtggagaatcaccaggaagttgaataaatctcataggagttgggatgaagaagttatcccactttcaaatcaggggattccagttttccagtttgggaatagcaaagcttcttcgtccttccaatcaaaccaggatgaatcactttgtgagaatcttgatttggatacataaagtggtggagaatcaccaggaagttgaataaatctcataggagttgggatgaagaagttatcccactttcaaatcaggtgattctagtttcccagtttgggaatagcacagcttcttcgtccttccaatcaaaccaggatgaatctctttgtgagaagcttgatttggatacataaagtggtggagaatcatcaggaagttgaataaacctcataggagttgggatgaagaatttatcccactttctaatcaggtgattccagtttcccagtttgggaatagcacagcttcttcgtccttccaatcaaaccaggatgaattactttgtgagaatcttgatttggatacataaagtggtggagaatcaccaggaagttgaataaatctcataggagttgggatgaagaagttatcccactttcaaatcaggggattccagtattccagtttgggaatagcaaagcttcttcgtccttccaatcaaaccaggatgaatctctttgtgagaagcttgatttggatacataaagtggtggagaatcatcaggaagttgaataactcATAGGacttgggatgaagaaattatcccacattcaaatcaggtgattccagtttaccagtttgggaatagcacagcttcttcgtccttacaatcaaaccaggatgaatcactttgtgagaagcttgatttggatacataaagtggtggagaatcaccaggaagttgaataaatctcataggagttgggatgaagaagttatcccactttcaaatcaggtgattctagtttcccagtttgggaatatcacagcttcttcgtccttccaatcaaaccaggatgaatctctttgtgagaagcttgatttggatacataaagtggtggagaatcaccaggaagttgaataaatctcataggagttgggatgaagaagttatcccactttcaaatcaggtgattctagtttcccagtttgggaatagcacagcttcttcgtccttccaatcaaaccaggacgaatcactttgtgagaagcttgatttggatacataaagtggtggagaatcatcaggaagttgaataaatctcataggagttgggatgaagaagttatcccactttcaaatcaggtgattcttgtttcccagtttgggaatagcacagcttcttcgtccttccaatcaaaccaggatgaatcactttgtgagaatcttgatttggatacataaagtggtggagaatcaccaggaagttgaataaatctcataggagttgggatgaagaagttatcccactttcaaatcaggggattccagttttccagtttgggaatagcaaagcttcttcgtccttccaatcaaaccaggatgaatcactttgtgagaatcttgatttggatacataaagtggtggagaatcaccaggaagttgaataaatctcataggagttgggatgaagaagttatcccactttcaaatcaggtgattcagtttcccagtttgggaatagcacagcttcttcgtccttccaatcaaccaggatgaatctctttgtgagaagcttgatttggatacataaagtggtggagaatcatcaggaagttgaataaacctcataggagttgggatgaagaagttatcccactttctaatcaggtgattccagtttcccagtttgggaatagcacagcttcttcgtccttccaatcaaaccaggatgaattttgtgagaatcttgatttggatacataaagtggtggagaatcaccaggaagttgaataaatctcataggagttgggatgaagaagttatcccactttcaaatcaggggattccagttttccagtttgggaatagcaaagcttcttcgtccttccaatcaaaccaggatgaatctctttgtgagaagcttgatttggatacataaagtggtggagaatcatcaggaagttgaataaacctcataggagttgggatgaagaagttatcccactttcaaatcaggtgattccagtttcccagtttgggaatagcacagcttcttcgtccttccaatcaaaccaggatgaatcactttgtgagaagcttgatttggatacataaagtggtggagaatcaccaggaagttgaataaatctcataggagttgggatgaagaagttatcccactttcaaatcaggtgattctagtttcctagtttgggaatatcacagcttcttcgtccttccaatcaaaccaggatgaatcactttgtgagaagcttgatttggatacataaagtggtggagaatcaccaggaagttgaataaatctcataggagttgggatgaagaagttatcccactttcaaatcaggtgattctagtttcccagtttgggaatagcacagcttcttcgtccttccaatcaaaccaggatgaaacactttgtgagaagcttgatttggatacataaagtggtggagaatcatcaggaagttgaaaaaatctcataggagttgggatgaagaagttatcccactttcaaacagGTGAtgccagtttcccagtttgggaatagcacagcttctcgtccttccaatcaaaccaggatgaatcactttgtgagaagcttgatttggatacataaattggtggagatCATCAGGACGTGAATaaattcataggagttgggatgaagaagttatcctactttcaaatcaggtgattctagtttcccagtttgggatagtatcacttttagtgatgtttagagtgatctggaGTATTTAGggaagattagaagagatttaggaAGAttaagtatgaaatgagattaagagtctaaagaactaaagagagactaagagagactcataacttgcttgatcttattaatgagagtgATTACACTTATATAGGAGCTTGagacactagggtttcgattacacaaaggagaagcatgtgaagtcaagatacagctaagggcgcatttgaatccttccaatgagagtttccacatgtgtaaggcatctttgaaatatgcctttacctttccagctcttgccagactgtcagaagcgctcttccttatcctctcaacgttcggatcaagctcagccttaaggtaaagtaactctagctagtttactctttacctgagctgagtaactccttaaccgcgcatgatggtacggcctgatcgtccgtacccttcaccctatccgtacagtccgtacatgatgcttccatcttcctctctaatgcttctacacttcctaaggtctcctcttcataccataaggctctcatctcaacactcccctcaagcttagctttgtgaaagtctaagcttggacagccatgagatcttcctcattaaaaacctcactaaggaaaacccattgggacaaaaccttaatgagggaaaaagagtaaagatctcacagctaaggggatcagctccttctcttcccaagatctatgagtcccaatctgatgtgaatggactccatagtcttttgtctcgcagccttggtgaatacatcagccaactgatcttcacttctagtatagcagggcaagatcactcctagcacaatcatctgtctcactttgtggcaatcaacctcaatgtgcttggttctctcatggaacaccgagttggatgcaatgtgaatagcagcttgattgtcacaatgcattgtcattggagaggcttgatcaatctccaagtgcttcaagatgccttttatccacaccaactcgtttgtaagcttcagcatggctctatactcagcttcagcacttgaacatgacaccaccttctgcttcttgctcttccaagtcaccaagttacctccaatgaatgtgcaatagccggtagttgatctcctatcagctctatctcctgcccaatcagcatcacaataccccaccacttctgtgcttccattacatcccatccaaaccccttgatccggcgagccattcagatacatcagcagcctctctaccatgcgccaatgatgttcctttggaagctgcatgtgttgactcacctggttcacagcaaaacatatatcaggccttgtaatggtaaggtaaatcaatttgccaacaagtgttctatagagtttaggatcatgaaatggcttgctgtcttcaatctccccctctcttggtactttgtagccatcctccattggcatccttgctgtcttgcctccataagcacctgcacctttcaaaagatcaagtgtatacttcctttgggacatgaacaatccttccttggatctacaaatctcaattccaaggaagtatttcatttctcccaagtctttgatttcaaacatagtcTTTAGGAAttccttggttgctttgataccttccttatcactcccagtgataatgatatcatccacatacacaaggagagcaaccatacctgaggggtcgtgagtgtaaagagagtgtgatccaattctgacttcttgaagcctcggccattcagagttgtgctcaacttgttataccaagctcttggtgattgcttcaacccataaatggctttctttagcctcagtacattccctctcttcactagatgttccagacctggtggaggatacatatagacttcatcctcaagctctccttgtagaaatgcattctttacatccatttgccacaatccccatcctaggttcacagccaagcttaaaacaatcctaatggtgtgtagcttggctactggtgcaaatgtctcaatgtagtcctctccatatgtctgagtgaaccctcttgctactagtctagtcttcttcctctcaatcgacccatcagccttgtacttgattgtaaagatccatctactagacacagctttcttcccttttggtagttcactctcataccatgtatcattctttatcatagctcctgcctcagctcctactgattccttccattccttatcctccattgcctcttcatagcttcttggaatgtgattttcatccaagtttaccatgaatgcgcaatgtgcttctggatattgagcaaaagaacacacggcctgagtaggatgcttcacagcttgggcattgtagtacactcttgtgtttacccaactggaaggatcctttctcagccttgtacttcttctcaatactggcccttcttgcgccatctcttgttcttcttcttgtggcagcacacttgtttcagatctttcttctcctagctgacttgcttcagctccttcttcccttagctgactctcttcagctccttcttcttgatcatttgattccacagcttgatcatgagagccagaactctcttctctacttgtttcttcacggttggagttcttgtttcattccccccctcatgctcaaggttggaagtctgatgatccgggactggggtagtgcttctccccccttgatgtccttgattcatgttgattccaaggccttctaggataatcctcaaggtttcagctctatcagaggtaagatccttcaagtcttcttgaatctgttcctcataatatcctttctcttcaa
Above is a genomic segment from Brassica rapa cultivar Chiifu-401-42 unplaced genomic scaffold, CAAS_Brap_v3.01 Scaffold0653, whole genome shotgun sequence containing:
- the LOC117130696 gene encoding uncharacterized protein LOC117130696, with product MPGDQKGELSKKEKLFLEEFTASMDKACKDQLRKFRQDIQQQRKGRSSRDEYKKKEFDQMDRNWKHAGLKYQIPSFHGKADPEAYVKWEKKIELIFSSQYYAEKKKIQMATAEFCGHALRWWNQLVKCRRLDGKEPVETWLKLRALMRREYVPRQYHKEVIQKQPETKLCSSLSVQKQPDSKRSSPYSNLVSSSKTSTHSFEDSIRKAISQAFRDVEKQFKQSKTISPSLEVQNQAPSSTVSELKDAEPDSVSQSDLAALVQEDQTEIPTITIQKDDQPIKDDLILFKHDVIEEEAPMASKSDSGVEHLFVTDSNGFQRTFLGTFLISPFVWNKTRAVELSRHELGMEHVVFEPGGELWNHRNNPIVIEKKSAATTIVFGDLSPSEAKGMHVSAQQEFHYETNWRMLPTLSWIQQTRKRSKWPPDHQDIVNSARHIGLAKFCELLISDWGGRLRFYLWKTGAYASILIILGECSARGRTSWGNKELEADQNALLLDHVKVWKPPDLQKLQYHFRDCQTKSGDGDFTRVNGEVITGIGGELMFSSQIKEKPPDGLSLHQSPNKSARGQTVLSAILFERRGYSNNQSIKNGSLAKLEMQQSNLGSCLAANFDIGAVRGSYLSNHKELINKLDCYGNLNHQGLTSNWIHVQSFSGERVMGSTSQVIFCVLCLNFSEFRKSQSYLWRPGEHAKVIDHVFKNYFSIDYTDMMHLFLSKEPCADYKEAWKHTRRKNKHEEDKRFKPPDLDQHNHEDISGFILIKEAPPDAAYNPKPSKNRFGIRLLLFDKFSFANLLCFNEFESGFRYAS